Genomic segment of Methanobacterium spitsbergense:
TTCGGAAGGGATTACGACTTTGTTGAAAAGTACAGATCCGAAGATGCCGACCTAATAATTGTTGCAATGGGATCCATATGTAGTACAATTAAGGATGTTGTGGATGAGCTTAGAGATGCTGGAGAAAAAATTGGGCTGGTACGTGTAAGGGTTTTCAGACCATTCCCAACCAACCAAATATATGAAGCAATTAAGGGTGCTTCAAAAATCGGCGTAATCGATAAAAATGTCTCCTTCAGCGTAGGTGGGGTACTAACTACCGAAATCAGATCAAAAACAGGTTTAGATGCCTCTGGATTCATAGTGGGTCTAGGAGGAAGGGATATTAAACCTTCAGATATAAAGGAAATAATTGAAAAAACTAAAAATCCAACTAAACATACACAGTGGATAGGACTAAACAAGGAGGAGCTTTAAATGGAAATATCTGACAAAGAATTCCTTGCACCTGGACATAGAGCCTGCGCTGGATGTGGCGCAACAATAGGTGTCAGACTCGCCCTCAAAGTGTTGGGCGAAAACACAGTAGCAGTATCTGCAACTGGTTGTTTAGAAGTTATAACAACTCCTTATCCTGAAACTTCATGGGAAATACCATGGATGCATGTTGCATTCGAAAATGCTGCAGCAGTTGCATCGGGTGTTGAAGCTGCACTGAAATCACAGGGAAAAACAGATACAACGGTTGTTGTATTTGGTGGAGATGGAGGAACAGCAGATATTGGGCTTCAAGCTCTCTCAGGAGCTATGGAACGAGGACATAACCTAATTTACATATGTTACGATAATGAAGCCTACATGAATACAGGTATCCAAAGAAGTGGAGCAACGCCATACGGAGCATCAACAACTACTTCACCCCATGGTAAAGAAAGTTTTGGTGAAGACAAGCCCAAAAAGAATATGCCTATGATAATGGCTGCCCATGGAGTACCATACGTTGCGACTGCTTCAATATCATACCCTGAAGATTTCATGAAAAAGGTTAAAAAAGCCGCAGAAATCGAAGGACCTGCATACATTCATCTGCAGCAACCATGTACAACTGGATGGGGTTACAACCCTGCCAAAACCATAGAACTTGGAAGACTAGCGGTTGAAACAGGATCATGGATACTCTATGAGATAGAAGAAGGTGAATTCAAAGTCACCTACAGACCACTTCAAAGAAAAATGGTTAAAGAGTACTTGGATGCACAAAAGAGATTTAAACATTTAACTGACCTCGAAAAAGAAAGGATTCAAAGCCATGTAGATGCAATCTGCATTGAGCTTAAGATATAGGGGGATATGAACTTGGATAAGATATTGATTCAACCCGACCTCTGTGATGGCTGCGGAGATTGTGAAGAAGCTTGCAGCAAACTCTATGGAACATCAAGGATATCTGTAAGGGAGATTGACGGATCATTCTATCCAATAATCTGCCAGCAATGTGAAGATGCACCATGCAGGAGGATATGCCCCACAGATGCCATTGAAATGGATATCACCTCTGAAAAATGTATTGGCTGTGGCCTCTGTATGATGGTTTGTCCATTTGGTTCCATAACCATTCATGAGAGAAAAGCACATAAATGCCACCAATGCCCTGATAAAGAAACACCTGCCTGCATTAAAGCATGCTCCAAACGGGCCATTGCAAAGGTAGACACAGAAAGGATGAAATTTGACAAACAGAAAGAGCATATTGATAAGCTCAGTAGTCTGGGTAAAAAGAAAAGAAAAAGCACCAATATGATTGGCATTTTAACAGCAAATTCGAGAACTAAAAAAGTTCTTCACAAGGAGGTCTGAAATGAAAGAATTAATTTCAAAACCAGAGCTCTGTGATGAATGTTCACGATGTGAGCGTGAATGTCCTCAAAATGCAATAAGGGTCATAAGTGGAGTTCCAGTACACTGCCTTCATTGTGCTAAAGACAGAGCACCTTGTATGACAGTCTGTCCAGAAGATGCAATTGTTGAAATTGACGGTGCCATAGTAATTATGGAAGATGAATGCATAGGTTGTGGATTATGCAGAGATTCATGTCCAATAGGTGCTATACATATGGATGAATTTGGAATTGCTAAAAAATGCAATCTCTGTATAGATAAGGATGTACCAATTTGTGTTTCAACATGCCCTAAAGAAGCACTTAAAATGGATTCTGAAGATGTTTTAACACAGAAACGTGACAAAATTGCAGAGGAACTCCGAAAAGTCAAAATGATAATGAAATATTAAGGGATCTTTTTTTATTCCCTTTAATTATTTATTTGTAAATTTTTTATACAAGAATTATTTTTGAATACTAATTTTTTTAATTTTTGTATTATTACTTTAAATATCAAAAAACCTAATTTATTTAAGGGCTTCATTAGATAATAAGTTATATTCTCCCAAATTTACTTAATAACTAATTAATTATTTATAAACAAATATAACCCCTAGTATATATTCTTAGAGCTGATCAGATGATAACACAGAAACAAATTGAAGATACTATTTCATTTCTCTATAAAAATTCTGTTATTGAACTACCAAATGATGTGAAGAATGCTTTGAAGAAGGCCTATCTTAATGAAACAAATGAAACAGCTAGGCTTAATCTTAAGGCAGTACTTGATAATATTGATGCAGCACATACAAATGGGATCCCGATGTGTCAAGATACTGGACTACCCATAGTATTTGTAAAGCTTGGTAACGTAAAAGTTGAAAACCTATATCATGGGATAAAAAATGGAGTTGAAAAGGCCACAATTGAAGTACCATTACGTCCCAACGTTGTTGATCCTTTAACACGTGAAAACACAGGTACCAACACAGGTAAAGGTGTTCCTCTTGTGGATATTGAAATAATTGAAGGGAATTATATTGAATTAACCATTTTTCCAAAAGGATTCGGATCAGAGAACAATAATGCAATGAAAATGGCACTGCCTGGTGAGGGTATTGAAGGAATAAAAAACTTTGTTGTTGACACAGTTCTTGCTGCAGGCGGAAAACCATGTCCCCCCACTAGGATAGGTGTAGGAATTGGAGGATCATCCGATTATGCTTTAAAAC
This window contains:
- the porB gene encoding pyruvate synthase subunit PorB; translated protein: MEISDKEFLAPGHRACAGCGATIGVRLALKVLGENTVAVSATGCLEVITTPYPETSWEIPWMHVAFENAAAVASGVEAALKSQGKTDTTVVVFGGDGGTADIGLQALSGAMERGHNLIYICYDNEAYMNTGIQRSGATPYGASTTTSPHGKESFGEDKPKKNMPMIMAAHGVPYVATASISYPEDFMKKVKKAAEIEGPAYIHLQQPCTTGWGYNPAKTIELGRLAVETGSWILYEIEEGEFKVTYRPLQRKMVKEYLDAQKRFKHLTDLEKERIQSHVDAICIELKI
- a CDS encoding 4Fe-4S dicluster domain-containing protein, whose amino-acid sequence is MNLDKILIQPDLCDGCGDCEEACSKLYGTSRISVREIDGSFYPIICQQCEDAPCRRICPTDAIEMDITSEKCIGCGLCMMVCPFGSITIHERKAHKCHQCPDKETPACIKACSKRAIAKVDTERMKFDKQKEHIDKLSSLGKKKRKSTNMIGILTANSRTKKVLHKEV
- a CDS encoding 4Fe-4S dicluster domain-containing protein, with product MKELISKPELCDECSRCERECPQNAIRVISGVPVHCLHCAKDRAPCMTVCPEDAIVEIDGAIVIMEDECIGCGLCRDSCPIGAIHMDEFGIAKKCNLCIDKDVPICVSTCPKEALKMDSEDVLTQKRDKIAEELRKVKMIMKY
- a CDS encoding fumarate hydratase; translation: MITQKQIEDTISFLYKNSVIELPNDVKNALKKAYLNETNETARLNLKAVLDNIDAAHTNGIPMCQDTGLPIVFVKLGNVKVENLYHGIKNGVEKATIEVPLRPNVVDPLTRENTGTNTGKGVPLVDIEIIEGNYIELTIFPKGFGSENNNAMKMALPGEGIEGIKNFVVDTVLAAGGKPCPPTRIGVGIGGSSDYALKLAKKALLREINSKNPDNRLDELEQELLELVNSTGIGPMGLGGNTTALDVKVELVDTHTAGLPIGICIQCWAARHASAIIKDE